A stretch of DNA from Serinibacter arcticus:
GACCCCCGCGCCGACGACGGCGCCCGCTCCGATCTTGACGCCTCGCCCGAGGCGGACGAGATCGCCGATGCGCGCATCGGGTCCGACGTGAACGTTCTCGGCCACGACGACGGCGCGTCCCAGCTGGGCGTTCTCGTCGATCCAGCCGCCGGCCTTGAGCCGCGACCCGGCCCCGATCCGGGCACCCGCCTCGACGTAGGCGCCCGGGACGACGATCACGTCGTCCGGAACCTCCGCCTTCGGCGAGACCAGCCCGCCGCCGTTCTCGTGGCGTGCGTAGTGAACGACCTCACCTCGGTCGTTCTCGAACTCGATGCGACCCCGTCGCCGTGCCATCGCTGTCCCTTCCGTCGGTGCTTCCGCCTTCTCGACCCGCGTTCCGCGAGGATGTCGGCTTCCTCTACCAACGCCGTGGATCCCGGGAATGTTCCCAGGGGTAGGCGAGCCTAAGTCGGCGTCCCGGACGGACGTCGTCGGGAGGGGTGTTCGGGGTCGTTCGGAGAACATGACACAGCTCCGAACCGCCGGGCAGGATCGTTCAGCACGAGACGATCTCGTGCCACTCCCGTCTCGGTCGGTCAGCCCCCTGAGAAACCGAGACGGGGCGTCCCCAGACTCGCCGTCGACCCCGTGCACCGGGGTCGATCGGGCCACCGAGACCTCCCGCCCCATGCCCTGGGCGGCCGGAACCGGTGGGACACGAGATCTGCGGCGAATCGGCGTCGTGCGAGACGCCGGTTCGCCGGACGGGACGGGCCGCGACTTTCTGAGGGGGGAGTCGCGGCCCGATCCGTCGCACCGGCCGTCCCACCCCTCGTCGTCGACGAGGTGCGCTCTGTCGCCGTCGCCCGGCCTGACCTAGCGTGGGGGCATGACTCTCAACGCCAAGGCCCACGTCCTGCGCGACCTCCACACCGCGCCCGAGCTGCTCCAGGTCGTCAACGTCTGGGACGTCGTCAGCGCCCGCGCGATCGCGGACCTGCCCGGCACCCGCGCGCTCGCCACCGCCGGTCACTCCATCGCCGCCACGTTCGGCTACGACGACGGCG
This window harbors:
- a CDS encoding transferase, translating into MARRRGRIEFENDRGEVVHYARHENGGGLVSPKAEVPDDVIVVPGAYVEAGARIGAGSRLKAGGWIDENAQLGRAVVVAENVHVGPDARIGDLVRLGRGVKIGAGAVVGAGVRVEDDVHVAPGVTIRPGALVKSSVVRAA